AGCCACACAAAACGGTAAATGTAATCGTCCTATAACATCCTTTACGCCTTCAACCGGTTCCATTTTTTTCTGAAAAGCCTCAAAACTACGATTTCGGTATTCATCCTCTAAACTATCGGGAAGTTGCTTTTGGGTTAAGTCACTTATCATTTGCTTACAGGCCGTAAAAAAACTGCCTTTAAAATGCTTCATACCGTATTCCAAATCGATATTAGCACCATACTCATTAGCGATATCAACCAAAACCTGAATACTTGTAGGTTCACTATCAACCAATACGCCGTCGCAGTCGAAAATGATACATTTATATTTTTTATTCATAGCCATTATCAAGGGGTTGAATTAGATACCTGAAGCATTTTTCCGTTATAATATTTATTTCCATTGAGAGCAAAGTCGAAGATGTACTCGGCCATTTCTAAAGCTGTAATGGGCGCTTGATATCCTGGAAAAGCTTCTTCAAGCATTTCGGTTTGAACGGCACCTAAAGCTAAAACATTAAAGGAAATCCCAGATTCTTTGTATTCTTCGGCTAGTAATTCGGTTAAAGTAATGACCGCCGCTTTACTAGAACTGTAGGCTGCTAATCCTGGGAATTTCATACTTCCTTGAACGCCACCCATAGAACTGATGGTTACTACATGACTTGGCTTCACCATAAACGGTAATACCACACGGGTTAATTCGGCAACGCCAAAAACATTGGTTCTATAGATGTTTTCAAAATCTTGCATGGAAATTTCTGAAAACGGCTTATTAAGCAAGGCGCCTGCGTTATTGATTAACACATCCACCTGTTTCCAGTTTTTAGTTATAAAATCTTCAACTTTTTTATAGTTTTTTTCATCGGCTAAATCGAAGGAAAAGCTAGTAACTTCTTTAAGATTTAGATTTTGAATGGGTTGTTCATTCCGCGAAAGCGCCAATACTTGATGGCCTTGCTTGGCGAATAATTGCACCAATTCGAATCCGATGCCACGACTTGTTCCTGTAATAATAATATTTTTACTCATGTAAGGTAATTTCTTTTTTTTCTGAATTAATCATGCCTTCGAGTGCAGGAATCATTTTTTGAATGAATGTAGTCATATGGTCAAAATCTAAAGCCTCTACCTCGTCATCGACATGATGATAATACTCATAATTGCTAAAATCGAAAGTTGAAATTGCCTGTGCAGGCACCTTAAAAGTCTTATAAAACGGATAATTATCAGAACGCTTGAAAAGACCATAGGCTTTGGCTTGAGGCAAAAAACCAATTAATTCCTCATGGGCATAACTATTTAGTTGATTAGCCATATTTGATTTTTTATAGCCAGTAATGTAGGCCATCGTTTCATGGTTAGCTAAAGGCACTCCAATCATTTCAAAATTAATCATAGTATACAAATCGATAGGCTGCTTTTTAAGACGATTAGCCAAATGCTCTGAACCCTTTAATCCCATTTCTTCAGCATCATAAAGTGTGAATAAAATACTGCGTTTATTCGATTTGGTTTTTGCGAAATATTTTGCCCATTCAAGAACAGCAACCGTGCCCGAGGCATCATCGTTAGCTCCATTTGCTATAGTATCACCATTTACTTTTCTCGCAAAACCAATGTGATCATAATGTGCACCAAGTATCACGAATTCATTTTTCAACATAGGATCTTGACCTTCTATATAGCCAACGATATTATAGCCAACAAGACCTTTTAACTTAAAACTATCTCTATAGGTTTGAAAAAACGGTTTAATATCATGGCTCCTAAAAAAAGATTCCATATAAACAGCTGCTTTTTCCAATCCTTCGCTCCCTGTTTTTCGACCTTCTAAAGCATCTGAAGCGAGGTAATTCATATGTTTCTCAACACTTTCTTTTAAAATAACATGTTTCGATTGATTTTGTTTTTCTTGTGCTCCGCAGATAAGAATAGGCAGAAAAAACAGTAATGCATATATTTTTTTCATAGTTTAAAGATAAAAAAAACCTGTTTCACAAAAGATGAAACAGGTTTTAATTTATTATACAAACCGACGTATATCGGTATCAATTTAAAATTACACTAACATGGTTACTGGGTTCTCGATATATCCTTTTAAAGTTTGAAGGAATTGCGCTCCAGTGGCACCATCAATAGTTCTATGATCACAAGCTAATGATAATTTCATAGTGTGTCCAACAACAATTTGACCGTTTTTAACAACTGGTTTTTCTACAATGTTACCAACAGAAAGAATAGCTGAGTTAGGTTGGTTGATGATTGATGTAAAGGTATCAATACCAAACATTCCTAAGTTAGATACGGTAAAAGTACTCCCTTGCATTTCGTCTGGGGTTAATTTTTTGTTTCTTGCTTTTCCTGCAAGTTCCTTAACCGCAGCACCAATTTGAGGTAAAGTTTGCTCATTAGCAAAACGTACTACAGGCACTACTAATCCATCAGGAACAGCTACAGCTACACCAATATGAACATGGTTATTTAAACGCATTTTATCTGCGAACCACTGTGAGTTTACTTGAGGATGTTGTTTTAACGCTAAAGCACAAGCTTTAACAACCATATCGTTATAAGATATTTTTGTATCTGGAATCGAGTTGAATTGCGCACGGAAAGCCATAGCATTTTCCATGTCGAACTCTACAGTTAAGTAATAGTGCGGTGCAGAGAATTTAGAATTCGTTAATGCCTTAGCGATCGCTTTACGCATTTGTGAATTATCTACATCATCAAAATCTTCTTGACCAGAAGGTACAAATTTTCCAGCTGAAGCTGCAGATGCTGCAGGCTCATAATTTTCAATATCACGCTTAATGATACGTCCGTTCTCACCAGAACCCTGGACTTTTAATAAGTTGATGCCTTTATCTTCAGCTAATTTCTTAGCTAATGGCGATACATACACACGTCCGTTTTCAGTAACAGGCGTTGGTGCAGGTGCAGCCGCTTTTTTAGGCGCCGCTGGAGCCGATTTTGCAGCTGGTGCAGGTGCAGCAGCTTTAGGGGCTGCTGGTTTTGGTGCTTCTGCTTTCGCAGGAGCGCTAGATGCTGAAAAATTAGCAGCAACACCAGAAACATCTGTTCCTGCAGGGCCAATAATGGCTAATAATGAATCTACTTTTGCCGATTCACCTTCTTGTAATCCTATTTCTAATAAAGTACCCGATTGGAATGATTCAAATTCCATAGTCGCTTTATCCGTTTCAATTTCAGCTAAAATATCACCTTCTTCAACGGTGTCACCAACTTTTTTCAACCAAGTAGCGACAGTTCCTTCTTCCATAGTATCACTTAAACGTGGCATCGTTACAACGATAACACCTTCTGGTAATGCTGCAGCAGCTGGCGCCGCTTCTTCAGCAGGAGCTTCTTCTGTTGCAACTGGAGCAGCCTCGGCAGTTTCTTCCTTAGCTTCAGTAGCAGGAGCATCAGCGCTTCCTCCTCCATTTAGTAAATCTGAAATATCTTCACCTTCATCACCAATAATTGCTAAAAGCTCATCTACCTTAGTAGTTTCACCTTCTTGAACACCAATATGCAATAAAGTTCCTTCATTAAAGGATTCAAATTCCATGGTTGCTTTATCGGTTTCGATTTCAGCTAGAATATCTCCTTCTTCAATTTTATCTCCTACTTTTTTTAACCAAGCCGCTACCGTACCTTCTTCCATGGTATCGCTTAAACGCGGCATATTTACTACTATTGCCATAGCTTATATTTTGTGTTGAATAAATGGATAATCTTCTTGTTCGTAAACCATATCATAAAGCTGTTGCTTTTCTGGGAATGGCGATTCTTCTGCGAACTTCTCACATTCTAAAACGCGCTCTTTAACACGTTTGTCTATTGCTTTAATATCGTCTTCAGTTGCATATTTCTTTTCAAGAATAACATCTTTCACTTGCGTGATCGGGTCAATTTTCTTGTATTCAGCAACTTCATCTTTTGTTCTATAATGTTGCGCATCACTCATAGAATGCCCTCTATAACGGTAAGTTTTTAACTCTAAGAAGGTTGGCCCTTCACCGCGACGTCCTCTTTGGATAGCTTCATCGAAAGCTTCAGCTACTTTAATAGGGTTCATACCATCAACTGGAGCCGAAGGCATATCGTATCCTAAACCTAACTTCCAAATATCGGGATGGTTTGCTGTACGCTCTACCGAGGTTCCCATGGCATATCCGTTATTTTCACAAACAAATACTACAGGTAATTTCCAAAGCATCGCTAAGTTAAATGCCTCATGAAGCGACCCTTGTCTTGCCGCACCATCACCAAAACAACATAAGGTAACGGCATCACTACCGTGATATTTATCACCAAAGGCAATACCAGCACCTAAAGGAATTTGACCTCCTACGATTCCGTGACCACCATAAAATCTAAATTCCTTAGAAAAAATATGCATAGAACCACCCATACCTTTGGATGTACCTGTTGCTTTTCCGTATAATTCAGCCATAACACGTCTAGGATCTTCTCCCATACCTATAGGCTGTACGTGATTACGATAAGCTGTAATCATTTTATCCTTACTTAAGTCCATTGCGTGTAAAGCTCCTGCTAATACAGCTTCTTGTCCGTTATATAAGTGAAGAAATCCTCTTACTTTCTGTTGGATGTAAACTGCAGCTAGTTTGTCTTCAAACTTTCTCCAGAATAACATGTCTTCGTACCATTTGAGGTAAACCTCTTTTGTTATTTTTTGCATGGAATAATTTTATGATAATTTATAAGCGACTACAAAAGTAACACTTTGTGGAGAAATGGGAAAACTCAAATTCACTAAAGTGAGAAAAAAATTAAAATTCTAGTGATTAGAACCTCCGCTGATTATTCTGTAATTTTTCACCTTATTTTTATATTTTTTTCAATTTATGTAGATGACAGACAGATAGATTCTAACTAAAAAGTTAAAATAGTACTGTTTTATCAAATACAAAAGGCAACAAATTCATTACCGAATTTGACTTAGCGACAGCTCCTTTTGCGCCCATAAAATATAACTCGATATCATGTATTTGCTTGACTTCATATTCTACCATTGCCTGTCTACAGGCACCACAAGGCGGAATTGGAGTATCTGTAGCGGTCATTTTTGAACTTGCTGAAATGGCCATTCGAATTACTTTAGCTTCTGGATATTGCGATCCAGCATAGTAAATTGCGGTACGCTCGGCACAAAGCCCGGAAGGGTATGAGGCGTTTTCTTGATTATTACCGGTAATGATTTGGCCGTTATCGAGCAACAAAGCGGCGCCAACTTCAAAATTTGAATAAGGCGCATAGGCACGACTTCTGGCCTCAATCGCTTTTTCCATTAACTGGGCTACATCACTTGGTAATTCATATAAATCATCAAAAACGTATATTTTAGACTCTTTTTTTATTTCTTTCATGAAGCTTTCAATTTGTTATAACAATTTAAGAAAGTCTTAGAAACAAAAAAACTATTGCTCTCACAATAGTTTTTTTTGTATTCAATTAATGTTATAATTAGTATTCTGT
This genomic interval from Tamlana carrageenivorans contains the following:
- a CDS encoding SDR family NAD(P)-dependent oxidoreductase produces the protein MSKNIIITGTSRGIGFELVQLFAKQGHQVLALSRNEQPIQNLNLKEVTSFSFDLADEKNYKKVEDFITKNWKQVDVLINNAGALLNKPFSEISMQDFENIYRTNVFGVAELTRVVLPFMVKPSHVVTISSMGGVQGSMKFPGLAAYSSSKAAVITLTELLAEEYKESGISFNVLALGAVQTEMLEEAFPGYQAPITALEMAEYIFDFALNGNKYYNGKMLQVSNSTP
- a CDS encoding HAD family hydrolase, which encodes MNKKYKCIIFDCDGVLVDSEPTSIQVLVDIANEYGANIDLEYGMKHFKGSFFTACKQMISDLTQKQLPDSLEDEYRNRSFEAFQKKMEPVEGVKDVIGRLHLPFCVASSGPESKIRLNLGLAGLLPFFEGRIFSCYALKKWKPDPAVFLWAAKTMGFNPEACLVIEDSLSGVKAAKAGGFDVFGYTAHDPDNELMPLATKTFSKMSDLLALIE
- a CDS encoding M28 family metallopeptidase, which encodes MKKIYALLFFLPILICGAQEKQNQSKHVILKESVEKHMNYLASDALEGRKTGSEGLEKAAVYMESFFRSHDIKPFFQTYRDSFKLKGLVGYNIVGYIEGQDPMLKNEFVILGAHYDHIGFARKVNGDTIANGANDDASGTVAVLEWAKYFAKTKSNKRSILFTLYDAEEMGLKGSEHLANRLKKQPIDLYTMINFEMIGVPLANHETMAYITGYKKSNMANQLNSYAHEELIGFLPQAKAYGLFKRSDNYPFYKTFKVPAQAISTFDFSNYEYYHHVDDEVEALDFDHMTTFIQKMIPALEGMINSEKKEITLHE
- the pdhA gene encoding pyruvate dehydrogenase (acetyl-transferring) E1 component subunit alpha — encoded protein: MQKITKEVYLKWYEDMLFWRKFEDKLAAVYIQQKVRGFLHLYNGQEAVLAGALHAMDLSKDKMITAYRNHVQPIGMGEDPRRVMAELYGKATGTSKGMGGSMHIFSKEFRFYGGHGIVGGQIPLGAGIAFGDKYHGSDAVTLCCFGDGAARQGSLHEAFNLAMLWKLPVVFVCENNGYAMGTSVERTANHPDIWKLGLGYDMPSAPVDGMNPIKVAEAFDEAIQRGRRGEGPTFLELKTYRYRGHSMSDAQHYRTKDEVAEYKKIDPITQVKDVILEKKYATEDDIKAIDKRVKERVLECEKFAEESPFPEKQQLYDMVYEQEDYPFIQHKI
- the cdd gene encoding cytidine deaminase; amino-acid sequence: MKEIKKESKIYVFDDLYELPSDVAQLMEKAIEARSRAYAPYSNFEVGAALLLDNGQIITGNNQENASYPSGLCAERTAIYYAGSQYPEAKVIRMAISASSKMTATDTPIPPCGACRQAMVEYEVKQIHDIELYFMGAKGAVAKSNSVMNLLPFVFDKTVLF
- a CDS encoding pyruvate dehydrogenase complex dihydrolipoamide acetyltransferase, coding for MAIVVNMPRLSDTMEEGTVAAWLKKVGDKIEEGDILAEIETDKATMEFESFNEGTLLHIGVQEGETTKVDELLAIIGDEGEDISDLLNGGGSADAPATEAKEETAEAAPVATEEAPAEEAAPAAAALPEGVIVVTMPRLSDTMEEGTVATWLKKVGDTVEEGDILAEIETDKATMEFESFQSGTLLEIGLQEGESAKVDSLLAIIGPAGTDVSGVAANFSASSAPAKAEAPKPAAPKAAAPAPAAKSAPAAPKKAAAPAPTPVTENGRVYVSPLAKKLAEDKGINLLKVQGSGENGRIIKRDIENYEPAASAASAGKFVPSGQEDFDDVDNSQMRKAIAKALTNSKFSAPHYYLTVEFDMENAMAFRAQFNSIPDTKISYNDMVVKACALALKQHPQVNSQWFADKMRLNNHVHIGVAVAVPDGLVVPVVRFANEQTLPQIGAAVKELAGKARNKKLTPDEMQGSTFTVSNLGMFGIDTFTSIINQPNSAILSVGNIVEKPVVKNGQIVVGHTMKLSLACDHRTIDGATGAQFLQTLKGYIENPVTMLV